The Cylindrospermum stagnale PCC 7417 genome segment GGTCGCTTCTTGAAAATTTTCGAGCAGGCTTTTGAACCAGCAGTTCATACCCTAGATAACCTCTGGGCTTACCTAGACCCGATAACTGCACCTCAATCAATGCTGCCTTTTCTGGCTTACTGGGTAGCTTGGCCAATGGACAGTCGTTGGACTGTAGAACGGCAACGCTATCTGATTCGTTCAGCTGTTGAGCTTTACCGCTGGCGGGGAACGCGCCGGGGTTTACGGCTATACATCCATCTTTATACAAACTTAAATCTAGACGAACATCTACCCTCAGAAGCTCATAAGCACATTGGCATTGAAGAAATCAGCGGTCAAGGCTTTGTTCTCGGCGACACAAGGATAGGTGAAGATGCCATGATTGGCGGTGGACGTCCCTATCATTTTATTGTCCGCCTGCGCCCTGACTACCCAAACCAGGTAGATGAACAATTAGTCCGCCACATTATTGATCAAGAAAAACCTGCTTTCTGCACCTATGAACTTTATATAGAAGCACCATTAGTCGATAGTCAATAGTTGTGTTGTTTTTTTTGAATTTTTAAGTTTGAATTAATTATGTTTCCAGCACCACAGATTAAACCTTTAGAGCGCTTGCAAATTCAAGATGGTTTGTTGATTAATGCCGAACGTTGGCTGCGATCGCACAATTACCACCGTCAGCGCCAAAATATTCATTATCAGTCCCTTAACCAGCCGGGAATCGTTTACGGTTTGGGTGTAAGTTTAATTCCCGCACCAAAAGATATCCCCTCACAATACAACGATCAACGATGGTTGCAAATCCAGCCAGGGATAGCAATTGATTTAGTTGGCAACCCGATTATCGTTCCCCAAGCGATAGACTTCCACTTGGCAGCTGACATTACCGAAGAAAAACCGCGTCTGATTTACATAGTGGTGAGTTATGTAGAGCCAGACAACCTGCAACGTAAACAAGTACAAGAGTTTGAACCAGAAACCTTTCGGATTTATGAAAACACATTTCCACCCAATGCAATGGAGGTGGAATTGTGTCGGATTTTGCTGCAACCGGGATTAGTCTCCTTAGAAAATCCCAAAGATGTGTTTTTCCCCGAACTGAATACTTTAGACTTCCGTTATCGGCAAATTGCGCGATCGCGACCCAGCACCATTGTTCGCGCGGCCCATCTCCAAACCACCCAAGCAGAAGAGCCAAACAGTTTTGCCAATCTCTCTTACCTAATTCAATCCGTAGGCAGCCTTAGCCACAATTTCCAGGGAGAAGAGCAAATTGATCAAATAGCCTTTCCCCTCAAAGATCCCACTATCGCCATTAACTACGACCTGTTATTCACCACAGGTCGTCAGCCAATATCTCTTGACCCACAAGAACTCACAAACCTCAAAAGCTATTTAGACGCTGGCGGAGTTTTATTGGTAGAATCCCCCACCGATGCTGTAGACCGGCTAGAAAGCATCGTCGATATCACCGAACGATTAGAAACTCCTTTAGAGGATTTGCGAAAGCTAGACCGCAATTACCCAATGCGGCAGCAGCCATTTTTGTTCGCTGCCCTCCCCATCTTGAACCAAAAGCCAATTCAAATATTAATTGCAGGCGGCATTGTCTTAGTTATCGGTGACTTATCAGCCGCTTGGGGACTAGATCACAACCTTTCTCTACCACGAGAGACAATTCGCTCGGCACAGGAACTAGGAATTAACATTCTACATTTTGCTTGGTCTAGGCGACACATGACCCAGTTGCGCCAGCAGCAGATTTCAGCAAAACCACCCACCAAACCGGACGCTTTAAAAAGTGTCTTAAATAAGTTAGATCTTTAAGTCAAACCAAATACCTACCACTCACAAAGGAAGCACTCAGCACTCAGCTATGGCCGTCAAACTGATCAATGCCAATATTTCCACACAAGTACTCACATTTAAACCAGGTAGTTCACCAGCCTCTTTTGAAGTGGCTGTTGTGAATGAGAGCAATCAATTTGCTTCTTTTCAATTGGATATCATAGCGGCAGGTAGTAGCGAGAATCTGGGTGCTAACTGGTACAATATTTCCCCTGCCGTGAGTGCGAAAATCCCACCCGGAGACAGCACAAAGTTTTCGATCACGATTATTGATACACCTGTTGCTGGTTTCGTCGGCAAAATGAACCTGATAGTCCGCATCTTATCGCTGGAACTGCGAGATGAGGACAGACAATTGCTGCGATTGGTAATAGAGCCAGGAATCGGGTCTGTACCCATGCAGATTGATTTACCTGTGCGAGAATTTACGACTCAACCAGAAGCACTCATTGAAATACCAGTCCGTGTCTTCAATCCCAGTCAAATTTCTGCTGATGTCTCACTTCGCTTGATTGGGGAGGCATCGAAGTGGCTGCTAGATGGCGAACGACGGTTACGTGTTGCTTCCGGTGCTCAGGTAGAAACAACTTTTTTCTGTCAACTACCAGTTCCACAAGAAACCATTAACAAGCCATATCCTTTCATAATTGAAGCTACACATACTAATGGTTCCTCATCTCGTAGTCCAGAAGGGGTAATTAAAATACTGCCAGCGGGATTTATCGATTTCCGCTGCTTTCCAGAAAAACAGCAGATTCCTGCATCTCGTCCCTGGTTACCTCAGTTGCGGACTAACTCGGCAACTTACCAAGTTGAGTATCAGAATGCTAGCAATTTAACTCGGCAGATGCGCGTTGATGTCAGAAAAGCCGACGAGGAACAGTCGAAATGTTTTCTGGATATTCAGCCAGAAATGGTAGACCTGAATCCAGGTGAGATGAAACAATTGCAGATATTGGTGAGCAAGCGTCGTTCCTGGTTTGGTCTAGCTCAAAAACTCTCATTTATCGTCCAGGCGATAGCACCAGATCAGCGGATTAATATCACCAATGAAAAGCATCTCATCAAACTCACTATCCATCCTGTATTGCATCCCTGGCTACAGTTACTGCTAGGAATTCTACTGGCATTTCTCCTCTGGCAATTGTCGTGGCTCAACCCCGATAACCCATTTTTTGGACATCAGCGTTCTGTCACTTCTGTGCAACTGAATGGCGTGGGTGATAAAGCTGTGAGTGGCTCTCAAGACCAAAGCATCATCAGATGGAATACTCGCGGCTTTAGCAATCCATTGGTCAATCAACATGATGCAACTCTGGCAAAAAATATCAGTAAATCTGTGCGTGTTGTCCGCTATAAACCTGTAGATAATGATGTAGTGGCAGCGGGTTTAGAAAATGGAGAAATCCAACTTTGGGACGTAATTTCTCCTAGCAAAAAGCCTAAAGCTACTTTTTCTTTGAATAAAGATGACCGTGTTTTTGATTTAAAGTTTAGCCCAAGTTCTCAATATCTATTCAGCGGTCACGGCAGCGGTTTAGTTTTGCAATGGAATATTAATGATGCTCTGTTAACTAGCGCTACCAGTGCAAATGAATCTGTAAAGTTTAATCGGCCTGAAAAAATTAAGAAATTTAATTTTGCTATTTATAGTTTGGCACTGGTGGGAAAAGAAAGGGAAAATTTGGTGATTGGACAGAGGTACAACAACTTAGAAGTATGGAATTGGCAGAAAGATAAAACTTTTAAAATGCCCTACAAGCCGGCAGGTAGTCAAGAAGATTATATTTTTAGTTTGGCTAGTCCTGAATACAAACCCAATCTGTTGGCAACAGCCGATAACCAAGGGCGAATTACTTTATGGGATATGCAACCATGCCTAGAAAATAAAGGTGAGTGTACAGTTATTGATCAATGGATTGATGGCCACGGCGGTAAGGCTGTGCGTTCGGTTGCTATCAGTGGTGATGGTTGCTATTTGGTAAGTGGGGGTGATGATGGTCGGGTGATATTATGGCCCTTGACCAAAGAAGGTAAGCGTGCATTACCTACAGGTAAACCAGTACGTTCTACGGCATATAAATTTAATAGTGTTGATATCAAAATAGTTAAAAAAAGGATTTTAGTGCTAAGTGGAGATGATCGGAAGAAAGTGAGCTTAGATTTTATGGAAACAGACAGAAAATCCCAGTGTATTCAATAGTGATTGAGGCTAGTTTTAAGTTAATAGAATCTGAGATCAACAAGTTTTGCAGAAGTTAAAGTAAATTGGATTTGAGTTGATGAATAATTGAAAAAACCTGTCAGAACTTTTAGCTAAATAGTGGGTCAAATACTGAGTTTTAGAAAGGAAAAAATCATTTCGACTCAAAACTAATTACACCTTTGCTTTCTCAACACTATAAAACTCAGCACTACATGGGGGAATAAGCGTGACTACAGATTCAAGAATCACAGATTCAAAACCAGGTTTGAGTATGGCAGAGGTGCTGACACTGCCGACTCAACAACGCAAAATAGTTCAGTGGATCATGAAGCGATCGCCTGAGGGAGTAACTCTCGCCCAAGCGGCGGCTCAAATAGACCAAGAGGAACAAGCTACCCTGGCTTTGTTGGATGAGTTAATTGATCAAGGTTTTGTCCAACAAATCTTAGCAGATGGCGAGGTCAACTACCGGATTAACCTAGCTGCAAAACGTGGTATTCAGCAACAGAACCTGCAACAAACCCTGGCCCCAGGCAGTCCCCTAGCGATAATTTTTAATCCCTCTGGGGATATCCCTGTCAAGGCAGGTGCTAATTTTGAAATTTATGTCACGGTGACCAATAAAGGCGCCCAGAGTGCATTAATTGATGTTTTTATCGATGAATTATCCTATCAGTTGATTGAATGGTGTAAGGCACCCCATCAACGGTTAGCCTTAGGGCCAAACTCGATCAGTGAAGTTTTATTTGAATTTGAAGTGCCTTTAGAGGCAATTCCGCAAACATATAACTATTTAATAGTCGTTGATGCGCCGTCCCATTACCCAGAAGATACGCCGATTCGCCATAATGCGCGAATTCAGGTGATGCCGGCGATTGAAACCGTTGTTCGGGTTAGTGATCCGACATTTACGGTTTTACCACCCACAAGTTCGCGATCGCCAGCCCAAATTCCACCAGGAGGCATTCTTCAAGTTAATGTCAATGTCCACAACCGTTCCGACAGAGTAGACCGATTTCGCCTGAGTTGTCTAGATTTGGAAGCCAGTTGGTTTACTGTGCGCTATCCAGAAGGTATGGATCTGGTGGGACTGGTGACGCCAAATATCGGTTTGGATCTCAACCCTGGTGAAAAAGGGGAAATTATACTGCTGATTAACCCGCCAATCGGGGCTTATGCCAGCCTTTACTATCCCAGCATCCGCTTACACTGCGCCAACGATCCAGACCTGGTGCTGTTAGATGTGGTGTATCTAGAGATCCTGCCATTCTATCTGCTGAATGTTGAACTGCTGACAGTTGTGGGTAGAGTCAGACGCCTACATGGTGTGTATGAAGTCAAGTTGACTAATTCGGGAAACACTGTGCGGGAAGTTGTTTGTATCCCCGTGACTGCTGATGAAGACAAAATCTGTACTTATGAAGTTTCTCCCCCTGTACTGCGCTTATTACCAGGAGAAAGAACTAATTCGCGAGTCACAGTTACTCCTACTCGGTGGTGGCGGCGGCCGATTTTAGGGGCGGGGAGGTTGCTGAATTTTCGGATTGAAATCGAAGATAAACAGCAATTACCACTGCCGAATACTACCTTTACAGGCACTTTAATCTGGGAACCTCGCCCTTGGTGGCAGTTTTTGCTGGTATTGTTGACGGTTTTAGGAACTGTCGCCGCGATCGCCTTTCTGATTTGGTGGTTGTGGCGATCGCCAGCATCACCCAGAATCAGCAACTTTAACTCGGACGACTCCTTATATCAACAAGCCAATGGCGACTTTATTCGTCTTAATTGGCAAATCCGCAACCCCAGGCAATTGCAAAGTTTGACCCTCACCAGTTCATCGGCCAACGGCAGTGCTGCGGTGCAACCAAGAGTTTATAACTTCAACGGTAGAGTTCCCGATGAACTCCAACAATTCTGTCAAATCGCCACACTCCTCACCTGTTCAAATGTGCCTACAGATGCCTACAAAGCTGGCGATTACGTTTTTGAACTCAAAGCATTTGCCAAAAACAGGCCAGAAGCAGCAGCGGATGTGATCAAAACGACTACTATCACAATTGCCCCTGTCCCACCGCCACAAATTCTCGATTTTTCATCGGCACAACCCATCTACCAAGAAGCACCAGCCAAGAAAAAAGCCACTATAAAATCAATTAGCCCAGATACAATTCGCTTGAATTGGCGAATTAGTGACTTAGGCAAAATCAAAGAACTGCGGGTAATTGGGCGATCACCCGATGGAGTAGTTAATAGCGAACTCCAAACTTATAACCTCAATCAAGGCGTTCCTAAAGAACTGGCAGCTTTTTGTTCTCAAGATCCAGATAAACTAAATTGTCGCAATGTACCTACCAATAATCGTGGGGCTGGCGACTACATCTTTGAATTGCAATTATTCGCAAAAACTGCTGCTGATAAACCAACAGCATCTCAAAAAACAGATGTAATTAAAGTTCAACCCCTGCCTAGCCAAATTGTAGAATTCAAAATAGATGGCAAAAACCCATTACCTAAATATTCGATTCTCATCAACCAGCTTAAACCGATCAAATCGATCAATTTATCCTGGAAAGTAGAAGGTAGTAGCAATCTTAAAGTTGAGTTGCTACCTGCACCGGGAAATGTCACCCAAACAGGCACTATAGCTTACCCAATTAGTGACCAACCTAGTAGCGAAACAATCACCCTACAAGTAACCAGTGCTACTGGCGAAAAAATCAGTCGGGCGGTGACTATCGAAACTGTTCTTCCGCCTACACCTGCTGAAACACCGGGCTTAACGGTACCGCCAAACGCTAATGGGGTGAAGCCAACAAACGATCTGCCGGCAATTCCGCCGACATTGGGCCAAGCTGGATCACCCGCTGGTGGTGGGGCAAATTCTCCAAATGGTTCTCCCCCAAATGGTTCTCCCACAAATGCTTCTCCCCCTACAGATTCGCCTGCTGCTACTCCTAGCCCTAATTCACCTGCACTTTCTGAACCAGGAACACTTTCACCTTTGGAACTACCACCTGGATTTGATTAAAAACATTCCATACAAGTTAGTCGGGTGGGCCTAATCTACCTGAAATCCAATACGGTTTAGTTAAAGCTTAACTCATTGTAAAAGTCAATTTGTTTAACGTAGACGCGGAGCGGCGTGCCGCAGGCTACCGCAAAGGACGCAAAGGAAGAGAAGGAAGAAAAGCCTCACTGAACTGTATTGACCTAAAGTCAAATATTTTATGATTAGTTTAAATATGTCTACTCTCAAGAATCAAAAATTAAAATCTTATATTGTATCGGTTACTTTTTGTTTGGTTACGGTGGCTTTGACTTTACCTTCATTGCTAGCTGCACCAATACCTAATCAAACTTTGCCAGCGCTTCAATATCGGGCTGAATTATTGCTAAATCTGGGAAGTAGGCAATTAACTAATGGACAATTCTCGGCGGCTTTAGCATCTTTACGCGAGTCGCTGCAAATTTATCAAGAAATTGGCGATCGCGCAGGTGAAGCCAATACTCTTTTTAAAATAGGCGAAACTCACTTCACTCTCGGCCAATATCAACAGGCGATTTCTCTCTATCGACAAAGCTTGTACATGGTGAGGGAGTTGGATGATCGAACAAGTGAAGCCAAGATTTTAGATCGTCTCGGTAATGGTTACTTAAATATCGGTGAGGAAAAACTAGCGAAGGAATTTAGAGAACAAGCAGCAGTACTCAGAAAGGAAATTGGCAATCCGGTAGGGGAAGCTGCGTTTTTGGGGAATGCTGGTTTGAATCTTGAGGTGGAGGGAGAAGACGAAAAGGCAATTGCTTTTTATCAACAACAGCTAGCTATCGCCCAAAAAAATCGTGATCTTCTTCTCCAGGTTGATGCTTTCAAAAATCTCGCCGTGGTTTCCCGCAAATTGGGGCAATATCCTCAGGCGATTAGTTTTTATCAGCAAGAGTTGTCACTGGCACGCAAGTTAGGCGATAACTCTAGGGAAGGTATCATTTTACAAGAGTTAGCCGCAACTTACGCAGTCCAAGGAGATGCCAATCAGGCCGTTGCTTTTTATCAACAACAGCTAGCACTAGCATCAAAATCTCCTGACAAAGTTAACCAAACTTATTTAATTAAACAGTTAGGACGTGCTTATTCAGCTTCAGCACAGCATGAAAAAGCGATCGCACTTTATCAACAGCAATTGACAACCGCCAAAGCGGCGAAAGATACCTTTGCAGAAGGAACGGCTTTAAATAACTTGGCATTTGCTCTCTTTAAATCCGGGAAAACTGCTGATGCTGAAACGACTTTGAATGAAAATATTAAAGTTTGGCAAAATCTGCGTTCTAACTTGGGTATTACAGATAATTACGCCGCTGAACAAGCTAACACATACCAATTACTGCAACAAGTCCTCATCAGCCAAAAGCAGCCGGAATCAGCTTTAGAAATAGCTGAACAAGGCAGAACGATGGCATTTTTAAATTTGCTAGGAATGCGCTTGGCTTCTGAATCAGCAGGAACTGGTTTAAAAGTTGCGCCTAAGCAAATTGCGCCACCAACAATTAAACAAATCCAAGAAATTGCTAAACAGCAAAAAGCCACTCTGATTAAATATGCAATTATTCCCGATGATGGGGTTTATGTATGGGTGATTCAGCCTACAGGTAAAGTCACATTTCGCCAAATTAACCCCAAGTTAGAAAATACAATTTCCCCGATTAACTCCCTGACAGATGTTATTGCTAGTATTCCCACATTTTTGGGTGCGAAAACTCAAGGCATTCAGCCACAAAAAGATGCTAAACCATTACTCCAACTAAATCAGCTATTAATTAAACCAATTGCCGACCTGTTGCCAGAAAATCCCAAAGAACGGATTATTTTTATTCTTCAAGATGAATTATTACTAATTCCCTTTCCAGCTTTGGTTGATATCTACGGCAAATATTTGATTGAAAAACACACAATTTCCACTGTACCAGCAATTCAGATTCTCAATTTAACTAAAGAAAAAAGAAATAAAACTGGTGGTAGTAAAGTGATTGTGGTTGGTAATCCGATCATGCCCAAAATTTCCCAGGCAATTGGTGCAACGCCGCAGCCTTTACCACCACTGGTAAATTCTGAAAAGGAAGCTTTAGTAATTGCTGATTTCTTCAAAACTACGGCTTTAATTGGTAATCAGGCGACAAAAACTGCTATTTTGCCTTTGTTGCCCAAAGCGAAAACAATTCATTTAGCAACTTATGGCTTATTAGACGATGTTAACCGAAAAGGTATACCGGGTGCGATCGCCCTCTCTAGTGCTGGTGAAGACGATGGAATCCTTACTAGCAGTGACATCCTTAACTTATACACCCAACCCAAAGGAAAGCGTTTACGCGCTGGGCTAGTCGTTCTCAGCGCAGGCGAGACTGGTAATGGTAAAAGTACCGGCGCGGGGGTGTTGGGTTTATCTTTAGCTTTGATTAGTGCTGGCATTCCAAGTATAATCATTTCTCAATGGACTGTTCCCGATGCGCCAACAGACTTATTTATGACTGAATTTTATCGCCAGTTAAAGCAAAACCCTGATAAAGCCCAAGCTTTACGAAACGCAATGTTAGCAACAATGAAACAAAATCCAAATCCTAAATATTGGGCAGGATTTAATTTAATTGGTGAAGCAAGATAAATAGGTAATGGGTAATGGGTAATAGGTAATGGGTAAGCAGAGGTGTAGATTTATGTGTAGGTCGTTGCTTCAAAAAGCCAACAGCAATCCTATAGCAAATTCAAATCATTTGTGAAAATATCTTTTTCCTAATTTTCTCTGTGTCCTCTGCGCCCTTCGGGTTCGCCAGTCGCTCATGGGGAGCCACTGCGTTGGGCGGCTCCGCCGACTTGTTAGCGAAGCTCCTCTGAAAGAGGCAGCATGTGGCGTGGAAACCCCCAAGACCGCGCTGGCTCACCTCTGCGGTTAGTAAAAAAAAGAATTTTTCTAAATCAGATAGGACTGTTATAGCAACCAATTTGCATTGAGAACGCAAAATAATATGAATTATATAAATTTTACTTTTAAAACCAATGACTGAGCAATTTTCAAAATTAGATTGTTTGCTAAAAAACCATCACCGCCCACAGGGAGTAAACCAAATCTTGCCTCTGTTTACCTATCTATTAATATCTACTTCATGTCTGTTTGCTGTTGCCTTGCCAACACTAGCACAAGCGCCAAACCCACAAGGAGATAGCAATCAAAATCGCTTTCCCCAACCGGTATTCATCCCAGCACCCCTAGCACCAGAACAACCACCACTGCAACCAACTCCTACCCCAGAACGCCCACCCGCAAATGATTCTCGGATTATTCAGGTAGAGAAAATTCAGGTAACAGGCAGTACATTTTTTAAATCAGAAGCACTGAATGCCATCACTAAGACAGTAGAAGGGCGTTCTGTCACCTTGGATGAACTCACCAAAGTGGCAGATGCTATTACTCAACTTTACCTTGACCGGGGTTTTATCACTTCTAGAGCGGTTTTAGTAGACCAAACAATTACCAATGGAATTGTGAAAATTCAGGTGATTGAAGGCAGTTTAGAAAAAATTGAAATCGAAGGTACCCGCAGATTAAATCCTAATTATGTGCGATCGCGCATTGCCTTGGGTGCTGGTAAGCCTCTAGCTACGGGTAAACTAGAAGATCAGTTAAGGTTATTACGGGCTGACCCCCTACTATCGAATGTAGAAGCTAGCTTGCGTCCTGGCAGTAGTTTTGGTCAAAGTATTCTCGTGGTTCGCGTCGTCGAGGCTAACCCATTTAGTGGCACATTAAGTATTGATAACTATTCTCCACCTAGCGTTGGTTCTGAAAGATTGGGTGTCAGTGCTGCCCAACGCAACCTTACAGGTTTGGGTGATGAATTGGCGATATCTTATTATCGCACAACTCAAGGAGGCTCAAGTATTTACGATTTCAGTTATCGAGTGCCGCTAAATGCGATGAATGGCACTTTACAACTGAGAACCTCAATTAATAATAATGAAGTTATTGATCCAGCTTTTAAGCAGTTTGGGATTAGTGGTGAGTCTCAGCTATATGAAGTTAGTTATCGACAACCACTGATGCGATCGCCTCGTGAAGAATTTTCCCTCTCTCTTGGCTTTGCTGTCCAAAACGGTCAAACCTTTACCTTTGCTGGGCCGACACCCTTCGGATTTGGCCCTGATGCTGAAGGTAACAGTCGGACTCGCGTGATTAAATTTGGACAAGATTATGTCCGTCGGGATGCTAACGGGGCTTGGGGATTGCGATCGCTATTTAGTTTGGGAACAGGCGTATTTGACGCCACCATCAACTCTAACCCCGTTCCTGATGGTCGCTTTTTTAGCTGGTTAGCGCAAGTCCAGCGAGTACAACGCCTAAATAAAGATCATCTATTAATCGCCCAAGCAGACATCCAACTCACACCCAATGCTTTGTTACCTTCCCAGCAGTTTGTTCTTGGTGGTGGTCAATCTCTACGTGGTTTTCGCCAAAATGTCCGTGCTGGTGACAACGGCTTCAAATTTAGTCTCGAAGACCGGATGACATTACAAAGAGACGCTTCCGGAAATCCAGTTCTACAAATTGCACCCTTTTTTGATATGGGATACATCTGGAATCAGAGTGATAACCCCAACAGTTTACAAAGACAAAAGTTTTTAGCTGGTTTGGGAATGGGATTACTATATCAACCAATACCAAAACTTAACCTCCGGCTAGATTATGGTTTACCCTTGGTTGATTTGGATGACCGGGGTACAAATGCACAGGATGATGGTTTTTACTTTAGTGCTAACTATAGCCTTTGAGAGTTGAATTTGTTCAACTTTGGATATTTTTGATTTTGCCGCAAAAAGGTCAATTTATCCCCACATCAGCGGGTCAACATTCCAAATTAACATTTTAGGACTTACGCAACGTACAAAATTACTACTTTAGAAATACGCCATTTGAAGGCTGCTGCTATTATTTGTTGTTGATTTATTTAGCCGGGATAAGATGTCAGAGCGCTTGCTAGCCAATGTTCTGGCAGTCATCACAATATCTATAAACAAGTTTATACCTCAGGAAAGAGGTTCGATTGCTTCTAGTCCGCAAAAATTGATTTAAATTAGAAATAGAAAGTTCACATTATGCTGGAATCACAACATAATGTAACTGAACTAAGAGCTTAAAAAAAAGTGCATATAACGGGAAGGTTGATAGTCAGAAAAATTCCCCAACGTCGTCTCTATACAGCCAGAATTCAAGATTAAAATTTGAGTTGAAACTCCTTGATTTATGATGGCAAAAATTCCTGGTTATGGACTTTGAATAGCTATGGCAATTCGGTTTCTGATGGGGTTAATTAACAGATTGCAGATTTGACAACACCTTTGCAGCTAAATAAACCG includes the following:
- a CDS encoding DUF4159 domain-containing protein, yielding MFPAPQIKPLERLQIQDGLLINAERWLRSHNYHRQRQNIHYQSLNQPGIVYGLGVSLIPAPKDIPSQYNDQRWLQIQPGIAIDLVGNPIIVPQAIDFHLAADITEEKPRLIYIVVSYVEPDNLQRKQVQEFEPETFRIYENTFPPNAMEVELCRILLQPGLVSLENPKDVFFPELNTLDFRYRQIARSRPSTIVRAAHLQTTQAEEPNSFANLSYLIQSVGSLSHNFQGEEQIDQIAFPLKDPTIAINYDLLFTTGRQPISLDPQELTNLKSYLDAGGVLLVESPTDAVDRLESIVDITERLETPLEDLRKLDRNYPMRQQPFLFAALPILNQKPIQILIAGGIVLVIGDLSAAWGLDHNLSLPRETIRSAQELGINILHFAWSRRHMTQLRQQQISAKPPTKPDALKSVLNKLDL
- a CDS encoding CHAT domain-containing protein, whose protein sequence is MISLNMSTLKNQKLKSYIVSVTFCLVTVALTLPSLLAAPIPNQTLPALQYRAELLLNLGSRQLTNGQFSAALASLRESLQIYQEIGDRAGEANTLFKIGETHFTLGQYQQAISLYRQSLYMVRELDDRTSEAKILDRLGNGYLNIGEEKLAKEFREQAAVLRKEIGNPVGEAAFLGNAGLNLEVEGEDEKAIAFYQQQLAIAQKNRDLLLQVDAFKNLAVVSRKLGQYPQAISFYQQELSLARKLGDNSREGIILQELAATYAVQGDANQAVAFYQQQLALASKSPDKVNQTYLIKQLGRAYSASAQHEKAIALYQQQLTTAKAAKDTFAEGTALNNLAFALFKSGKTADAETTLNENIKVWQNLRSNLGITDNYAAEQANTYQLLQQVLISQKQPESALEIAEQGRTMAFLNLLGMRLASESAGTGLKVAPKQIAPPTIKQIQEIAKQQKATLIKYAIIPDDGVYVWVIQPTGKVTFRQINPKLENTISPINSLTDVIASIPTFLGAKTQGIQPQKDAKPLLQLNQLLIKPIADLLPENPKERIIFILQDELLLIPFPALVDIYGKYLIEKHTISTVPAIQILNLTKEKRNKTGGSKVIVVGNPIMPKISQAIGATPQPLPPLVNSEKEALVIADFFKTTALIGNQATKTAILPLLPKAKTIHLATYGLLDDVNRKGIPGAIALSSAGEDDGILTSSDILNLYTQPKGKRLRAGLVVLSAGETGNGKSTGAGVLGLSLALISAGIPSIIISQWTVPDAPTDLFMTEFYRQLKQNPDKAQALRNAMLATMKQNPNPKYWAGFNLIGEAR
- a CDS encoding ShlB/FhaC/HecB family hemolysin secretion/activation protein gives rise to the protein MTEQFSKLDCLLKNHHRPQGVNQILPLFTYLLISTSCLFAVALPTLAQAPNPQGDSNQNRFPQPVFIPAPLAPEQPPLQPTPTPERPPANDSRIIQVEKIQVTGSTFFKSEALNAITKTVEGRSVTLDELTKVADAITQLYLDRGFITSRAVLVDQTITNGIVKIQVIEGSLEKIEIEGTRRLNPNYVRSRIALGAGKPLATGKLEDQLRLLRADPLLSNVEASLRPGSSFGQSILVVRVVEANPFSGTLSIDNYSPPSVGSERLGVSAAQRNLTGLGDELAISYYRTTQGGSSIYDFSYRVPLNAMNGTLQLRTSINNNEVIDPAFKQFGISGESQLYEVSYRQPLMRSPREEFSLSLGFAVQNGQTFTFAGPTPFGFGPDAEGNSRTRVIKFGQDYVRRDANGAWGLRSLFSLGTGVFDATINSNPVPDGRFFSWLAQVQRVQRLNKDHLLIAQADIQLTPNALLPSQQFVLGGGQSLRGFRQNVRAGDNGFKFSLEDRMTLQRDASGNPVLQIAPFFDMGYIWNQSDNPNSLQRQKFLAGLGMGLLYQPIPKLNLRLDYGLPLVDLDDRGTNAQDDGFYFSANYSL